A stretch of DNA from Persephonella sp.:
ATTGGCAGATCTATTTACAACAGGCAAAAAATGGGAACAGTTTCAACAAACCTTAGAGATGCCCTGACAGAATATTGGACTGAAAAAAGGTGGGAAAATCACAACCTGTCCCTTGTTGATATAAAACTCCACACAGGCAGAACACATCAGATAAGAGTTCATTTTTCACAGATAGGACATCCTCTATTAAACGACAGGATTTACGGATTTAAAAAGTCTTCTCTTAGATCCGATATCTCAAGAAAGCTTTCCGAAGAAATGAACTTTCATGCCCTTGTTGCTTACAGGCTTTCTTTCACACACCCAAGAACTGGGGAAAGACTGAACATACAACTCCCTAAACTACCAGAACCAATAGAAAGCTACCTTTCTATCCTTTGAGCTTTAATAACGACAAATGATCCTTCTCCGTATCCCTCTTTGACAGGTTGAACTTCTCTAATGTTTTCAGGCAGATAAAAAACTGTTTGAACAAAACTGAAATTTCCAAAACCTGTATTCTTCAACAAGGCAACAACTTCCTCTGTTGAGTAAAACTGTGCGTATCTGTAAAATGGGTTTTTTTCTTTATTTTTCTGGTAGAACCTTCCAAGAGGTGAGTTTTTGTCAATAAAACCTATTACTACATTTCCGCCTTTTTTTAATATTCTCCTTGTTTCCTCAAATGTTTTCTTAAGATCGTCAACAAAGCATATCGTTGTTACAAGAAGAACAAAATCAAATGATCTATTCTTAACTGGCAGATATTCTGCAGCAGCCCCGATAACATAGATGCCTTTTTGTTTTGAAATTTTTGCCATTTTTAAAGATGGTTCAACACCAAATTTAATACCAAGAGGGAGAGAAAACCTGCCTGAGCCTACTCCGATCTCTATTCCTTTTCCAGAGGGAAGTAATTTTTTTACAGCCTCTACTTCGGAGATATATGTGTAATAATGGTTTTCAAACCACTGTTCATACCTCTGGGTAAACTGCTCAAAAGGTTTAATTTTTGCCATTTATACCAACTGGATTTTTTCCGTGGACATACTTAATGAGAATATGGTTTATAAGCCTGTTTATCCCTGAGTTTTTTTTGCCGTTTTTAAACTTTTTCATGTATTTTATAACTTTTTCTTTAGACAGAAAACCAAAGAAAAAGGCAGATATTATCAAAAATGGAACTCCCGGGATAACCGGGAGTATAATTCCCAATATCCCGATTAAGAGAAATAACAAGCCTAAAGCATACTTAAGTATCATTTTTTCTTTGCCGTTTCTTCAGCAAATTTTCTAATTTCTTCGTCAGGTATGTCAAGGTTATGCTCCTCAACATACTCCTTAAGTGCTTCGTATATTTTTTCCGGTTTAGAAAGAGCTCTTCCTTCTTCAGGTGTTGGATCTTTCACCAGACCATATATCTGCCTTCCTTCGTGCCACTCAGGAAGATATTCTGTGATTGGAAGTCCTTCCTCTGTTGTGAATAACAGGCAGTGGCAGTATTTAAAGATTTGCATCTCATTACATGCACAGATCCATCTTCTTTTTTTGACTTCTTCCTGTTTGTCAGGGTAAAAATTACATGGACATAATGGTTTTCCAAGCTCATCAACATGGGCTGCAAGCCCATTGATAACAGCTTCTGCAGCTTCTTTATTTGGATTTACAACTGTTCCTGACCTTTTTGAAAATGTTTCAGCAAATTTTCTCATTTTTTCCAGAGTTTCAGGTTTAGCTTTTATCATCAATCTCCTCCTTTTTTTCTGCTGTCTATCTAATTATAAGATATTTCTTTTCTCCACAAAAAAGAAAGATTTAAATCATAAAACTACCGGCTGGGGCAGAACATAATGAGATCAATAATACTCTTTCAGATAGTCTGGAAGCAGATCTTTAGGATATGTTCTGTTTGCTATTTTGTGTAGATACCACCACCATTTTTTAAGGGGCTGAGTATTATCATCTTGAACGGCAGGATCTATTTTATTAATTAGCTCATTAAGAAATTTTTTGTTTTATTTTGGATTATGCCCCTGATATAATAATTTGATATAAACACTGGAGAAATATGTTGAGCAAAAATATTAAGGTTGATCTTGAGGTGGTAATCACTTCAGACTCTTTATACACAACAGATCTGATATTAGACAAAGAAATCATTTTAGAAGATTATAATGTATTTGTTACCGTTAATAGAGCTCCGTTTTATAAAGCGAAGATAAAAAAAGAAGATAATCTTCTCCTTTGTAAAATCACCTCAATTCTTGAACCTGAAGAATCAGTTAAAATTAAAGAAAAATACTTGATATAGGAGAGAAGATGGCATTAATACTTGATGGGAAAGCTTTAGCAAAAAAAATAAGGGAAGAACTGAAAAAAGAGATAGATGAATACCTGAGCAGAGGAATGAGAAATCCTAATCTTGTTGTTATTCTTGTTGGAGAAGATCCTGCAAGTCAGGTTTATGTAGAAAATAAAAGAAAAGCATGTAAAGATGTTGGGATTAACTCTATGGTTTTTAAACTGCCTGAAAATACAACTCAGGTTGAACTTCTTGACCTGATCGGAAAGTTTAACGGTGATGATGATATAGACGGTATCCTTGTTCAGCTTCCACTTCCATCTCATATAAACACACAGGAGATCATTGAGGCGATAAATCCCCACAAAGATGTTGATGGATTTCACCCTGAGAATGTTGGTAAATTAGCGACAGGAAAAAGCGACGGTATTATACCCTGCACTCCTCTGGGTATCTGGATAATGTTGAAACACTACAAAATCCCAACATTCAAAAAAGATGTTGTTATTGTTGGTGCAAGCAATATTGTAGGAAAGCCTATGGGTCTGCTATTTTTAAAAAATGAAGAAGCCCCTGTTTCTATATGTCATATTAACACTAAGGATCTTTCTTTTTACACAAAAAGGGC
This window harbors:
- a CDS encoding class I SAM-dependent methyltransferase, yielding MAKIKPFEQFTQRYEQWFENHYYTYISEVEAVKKLLPSGKGIEIGVGSGRFSLPLGIKFGVEPSLKMAKISKQKGIYVIGAAAEYLPVKNRSFDFVLLVTTICFVDDLKKTFEETRRILKKGGNVVIGFIDKNSPLGRFYQKNKEKNPFYRYAQFYSTEEVVALLKNTGFGNFSFVQTVFYLPENIREVQPVKEGYGEGSFVVIKAQRIER
- a CDS encoding DUF454 family protein; the protein is MILKYALGLLFLLIGILGIILPVIPGVPFLIISAFFFGFLSKEKVIKYMKKFKNGKKNSGINRLINHILIKYVHGKNPVGINGKN
- a CDS encoding ferredoxin-thioredoxin reductase catalytic domain-containing protein; amino-acid sequence: MIKAKPETLEKMRKFAETFSKRSGTVVNPNKEAAEAVINGLAAHVDELGKPLCPCNFYPDKQEEVKKRRWICACNEMQIFKYCHCLLFTTEEGLPITEYLPEWHEGRQIYGLVKDPTPEEGRALSKPEKIYEALKEYVEEHNLDIPDEEIRKFAEETAKKK
- the folD gene encoding bifunctional methylenetetrahydrofolate dehydrogenase/methenyltetrahydrofolate cyclohydrolase FolD gives rise to the protein MALILDGKALAKKIREELKKEIDEYLSRGMRNPNLVVILVGEDPASQVYVENKRKACKDVGINSMVFKLPENTTQVELLDLIGKFNGDDDIDGILVQLPLPSHINTQEIIEAINPHKDVDGFHPENVGKLATGKSDGIIPCTPLGIWIMLKHYKIPTFKKDVVIVGASNIVGKPMGLLFLKNEEAPVSICHINTKDLSFYTKRAEILIVAVGKPNLITPDMVKDGAVVVDVGINRLENGKLVGDTDFEGLKEKVYAITPVPGGVGPMTVASLLLNTVSIYRKKHGFAPHPLTEV